In the Paenibacillus sp. FSL R7-0337 genome, TTCCCGGAGTTATTCTGGGGAGCAGCAGGCTTCAACTTCCGCACCCATGTATGGGAGGAATGGGTGAAGCCGGAAGGGCTGCGGGATGGGGATAGCCTGGAGATGCTGATCAGCGGGCTGTTCTCGCCCAGCCAGGATTTCATCTATCCGCTGGCCTGGGCCTGGGAGGAGCAGGAGGTCGGCTTCTTGCCGGAGGATACGCAGGATGTGCCGGAGGAAGCCAGGGAAGAAGAGGACATCCATTATGTTCCCAGAGGTATTCCCTGGACCGAGGTATGCGAGCTGTGGCTGCCGGTTATAGCCGGAGTGGCTGCGCACGGCAGCTTCACCTTCACTGCGGAGGCGTTCACGGAGCAGGAGCAGCGGCGCTGGGCGGATTGCCCGGATGCCGTGGATTTGTGGGTACAATTTTTCCATACCGTAATTACTGTCGAGGAGCAGGAAGCGGAGGGCCATGGCGTGGCGGACGAATGCCAGAAGCTGCTTCAGCGGCTGATGTTGGACCACCCGGAGCTGGAAGTGCTGCGCGGCACAAGGCTGCGGACCACTATCTCTGCACAGCAGCAGAGCAGCATCCGTATCCCCGGCCTTGAGATTAGCCCTTATACCATTAATATAGTAGAGAAGTGAGATGATTCGGATATGAGTTATTCCCTAGAGCAAGTTCAGCAGGCTTCCCGGCTGTTCTTCGACCTGCTTCGGCGCAAGGTGATTCCGCTGGATGATCCCGCTGCCGCCGAATGTCTGCAGGATACCGCTGCTTATGATGCCCTGCAATACGTAGCCAAAGAAGCCGGCTGCCGGATTATGAATTCCGGTCACCGCCTGCACCTGCTCGTGAGTCCGATCGGCTCCGGGTTCGCCAGCAACTTCACTCAGCTGCGTAATAAATATTCACGGATTGAGCGCAAGACGCATTTACATATCATTAACGTTATTATCCTCGTCTTCCTGGCGGAGATGGATCAGGATGAGCAGCACTTCAAGCCGGGACAGGACAGCATGTCCTATATTCAGTTGTCGGATCAGGTATCCGAGCTGTTCCAAGGCTGGATCGGCATGGATGAAGACGGCAGCTTCAGCAAGCAGTGGCGGCTGGATATCCAGGCGATGCACAGAGTGTGGACCAGCCTCTATATGCAGACCCGAAGCCAGGAGGAGGGCGATTCGCTGACCCGCGGCTCAGGCTCCCGGATTGGCCTCATTCACGAAGGAATGAAGCTGCTGGAGGAGGAGCATCTGGTGTTCATTTCCGAGAATGAGAAGCGGATTTTCCCAAGGGAAGAGCTGTATGAGCGGATGCGTTATCTCTACCACGATGTGGACCGGTACAAAGAGCTGAAGGCTCTAGTTGGCCGGACACTCAGCGAACAGGAGGGGGAAGCCCATGCCGCGTATTGAGCGAATCCGCATCGCCGGACTGAAATACGAGAAGATGCTGAAGAAATATGAGGATATGATCCTCGATCTGTGTAATGAAGAAGGCCCGGCCAATACCCTGATTACGCTGATGAACGGCGGGGGAAAGGGCGTGCTGCTACAGTCGATTTTCCAGTTGCTGATGCCTAGAGCCGCCTGGGGTAAGGATAATGAGAACCAGGTCGAGGCCTTCTTCCATAATCACAAAAAACAGCTGAAACCCTACACCTTCCACGTGGCCATCGAATGGCGGCTTGACGATAAGGAGCGGGCGGAGTATATCACCACCGGAATCGCGATGACTGCCCAGCATTCCATGGACCAGCTTGAGATCAAAGTCGATTATCTGCTGTACGCGCTGCTGAAATATGAAGAGACGGCTGAGCTTACACTCTCCACCCTGCCTTTATATGATCATGAGCTGAATACGCCCGCGAGCTTCGAAGTGATTCAGCAGTTTGTGAGGGAGCGGCGGGGTGAGATTAATGTCTACGGCAGCAGCAGCTCCGATCTGAAGAAATATTATGCCTACCTGGCTGACCATGATATCCATATCGATGAATGGCGCAATATGCGCAGAATCAACGGGGAAGAGGGCGGCATCAAGGGCTATTTCCAGAAAAATGATGCCTTCACCAATCATAATCTCTTCGAGCGGCTGATTATCCCGGAGATCGGTTCCAGTCTGGGAGGGAGCCTGCGTGAGGATGAAGGCTCGCTTCAGCGGATGTTCGTGGATACCGCTACGGTTGCACAGCGGCTGCCGATGCTTGAGCAGCGCGAGCGGGCTTTTGCCGAGTTCACCTCTCTTGCGGCTCCTTTGTATGAAGCGGTGAAACTCGGAACGGAGGCGGACCTCAGCTTCCGGGAGACCGAGCGGCTAGGAGCGCAGCTCTATACCGTTATTCATGATGAACTGAAGCAGGCGGAAGACAAGCGCCGCAGAACGTCAGATGAGCTGGCCGGGCATTATCTGGAAGCGAAGACGCTCAGATTCGAGAGTGATAACCTGAAGTACCTGCGGCTGAAGGAAGAGCATGATGGCAAGCAAGAGCACTTCAGAGCGGTCTCGGACAATCAGACACGGGCCAAGCAGCGTCTGGAAGAATCGAAGCAGAGAGAGAAGTTGCTGGAGGTCGCCCATTATCTGGCCCGGCGCAAGCTGCAGCTCCGCCAGATGGAGCAATGGCAGAAGGAAATTGAAGCCATCGAAGGGTCGCTTGCGATGAAGGAACGCCAAGAGGTGATTCAAGGGGCCAAGCAGGAGCTGCGGATACAGTGGGAGCAGGTATACCGGTTATGGCAGGCGAAGAGCCTGTACTACAGAGGACAGCAGCGGTCCCATGCAGCGGAGGAGCAGATTCTGCGCAAGGGCCGGGAGGAGCTGCTGCTGGAGCTGGGCCGGGTGGATGGTAAGCTGCAGGAATTAACAGCCATGATCCGTCAGTATACAGAGGATCTGGGTGTGTTCGCTTCCCGCCACGGGCAGGAAGCTGCCCACTCGCCGGCAGGCGCCCTTCAGCGCGCGCTGATTGCGGCCAGAGGGCTCATTGAGCAGATAGATGCCTTGAATGAACAACGCAAGACCGCTGAGGACCAGAAGCTGCTTCTGCATACGCAGCATACCCGGCTGGCCGAGAAGCTGCTGGGGGCCGAGGTTCAGGCAGAGGAGCTAACCGGGCGAATCGAAGCCCAGATGAACAAGGAGTCGCAGCTCTGGTCACAGCTGGTAGTGCTGCTGGAGATGTACGAGGAGCATCAGCTGCTTGGCGCGACAGCTCTATTCGAAGCGAAGCCTCTAATCCAGGAGCGGTTCATCCGCAGGCTGGAGGATACCGAGCAGCAGACGAAGCGGCTGCGGCGGGATTATTATCAGCAGCTGCTGGATGTCGAGCTGCAACAGGAAGCCTACTGGCTGCCTAACCATGATATCGTAACGGTGAAGGACACGCTGGATGCCCTCAAAATTAGCTCCATGACCGGCACCATGTATCTGAACGATCAGCCTTATCTGGTCCGCGAGGAGGAGCTGGAACGCCATCCGCTGCTTCCTTACGGACTGATTGTCACGAAGCGTGAAGCGGCTAAGCTTCAGCCGGAGCTGCTTAAGGAGCTTCTGCTTAAGGCTCCGGTCCCGATCTTCGTGCGCGAGGAGATGGCGGAGGGTGGTACAGACGCCTTCCTGCTGCTCGCGCATCAAGGGCCGCAAATGGTCTTGCAGCCGGATCATTTCCAGGAGTGGAAGCGGGGGATGGCTTCCAGACTCCGTGAGCAGGAGGAGGAGCTTCAGGCGGAGGAAGCGTATCTTGCCAAGCTGAGGTCCGCCCGGCAAGAATATGAACGTCTGCATCTGAGCGAGCATACTGCAAGTCTGCGGATCAGACAGAAGAGTGCGGAGACTCTGCTGCAGGAGCTTCGCAGCCAGCTGAATGAAATGAACGCAGAACAGGCACGCTATGAGGAGGTTCTGGATGGAATTTCCAGATACCTGTCAGCCTGCGAAGCGGATAAGTCCGAGCAGGAGACCCGGGCGGCGGCACTGCGGGAGTGGAGTGAGCGGAGCCGAAAGCACGAGCAGAACTATACAGACAAGCACAAGTCTGTGGAGCAGAAGAATAATCTCACCAAAGAGATTGCAGTTAAGGATCAGCAACTTAACCGGCTGAAGGCGGAGATGGACAGCCTCGCCTTACAGCGCGAGAAATGGATCGGGGATGCCCGTTATTCCGTTTTCCCACGGCTGCAGAACTGGTTCCCGGACGTAGAGTTCCCCGGTGAATCTGCGGGTGCGAAAGTTCAGGGTTCAGTTGTTGAGGCGGATGCTAAGGCAGATGATGCTGCTGCCGATGAAGCACTGAATGAGACGGTACAGGACAAGCTGCTGCAGCTACTCAGTACAGTTGAGAGTCTTCAGCAGTCTTTAAGCCAGAATGAGCTGGAGATCCGCACAAGAACAGCCCAGATCAAGACGGCCAGAGAACAGCTGACTGAGCTGGAAGCTGCTGTGCAGCAGGTAGATGCCGGATGGCCGTCAGCCCCTGAGCCGCAGGAGCCACCGGATATGATTCAGTCTGCCAGAGTCCGGCAGAAGAGCGACACGATGATTCTGGACGAGGACTATCAGCAGCTTCGTGACTCCTTCATCCGCTGCCAGACCGAGCTTGACAGCCTGCGCAAAGAGCTGGGCAAGTCCGAGAAGGCGATTAAGGAGAAGCATGAGCGGATGGTAGAGCTATGGCATGAGCCGCTGGAACAGAAGGAGGAAGAGATCAGTCTGCGTGTCCGGGAGAATGAGCATCTGCTGAATACCTGTAAGCAGGCTCTGGCTTCCATGGATCAATGGCTGCTCATTCTCGGCAATCAGAGCCGGATCATGGATACCCATGTCGAGAACCGTGTGCCGCTCCGGGAGGTGCCGGAAGAATTGCAGCTGAGTGTGCGGGAGAGCTGCGAGACGCTGGTGGAGGATTGGCTGCAGCGCAGCAAGGAGAGCCGCAGCCAGCGGGCAGAGGTCTCCCGCAAGGTGAAGGAAGAGAAGACTGAGCTAAGCGGCAAGGTGGCCAAGTCCGGCTGGAATGCGGAGCTTGAGACCAAGATTCAGGAACGCCTGAACAATGTTCACTGGGATGATTTCGCTATTGCCTTGCAGGTGCTAGACTCCATGCTTCAGAGCTCGCGTGATCAGATGGAGAGCATCCGCAGCGATAAAGAGGATATGGAGTTGTCCCGCAAGCTGTGGGTAGGCCGGGCAGCCAAGCGTGTGGTGCAGATCGTTGATATTCTGAAGCGGATGGAACGCCGGATGATCATTCACAACGAGAACGGCCATGCCTTCCCGCTTGTTAAGCTGAGTTACAAGAATATTAATGTTCCACGGACGACTGATGACATCGAACCGCTGGTCAGCGAATATTTCAACCGCTGCATCAGCAGCCTGCTGGAGCGGTTCCCGAAGATGGAGCAGGTTCCGGCTTCAGCCGTCAGAGAGCTGATTAACGACGGACGCATGGTGTACGCGGCGCTGCAGAACCGCTTCCCGGTGCTACAGGTGTATAAGCCGGTGACGGAGAATTACTTCCTGTATGCCGCTCCCGAGGACTATCATTATTCCGATTGGGAGGTTATCAACCGAGGCGCGCTGGATGAGGCGGTAGGCAGCGGCGGACAGCGCCAGTCTGTTCAGCTGCTGGTGGCGATGATGATCATGACGCACAAGCGCGTTAACCGGGAAAATAAAGGCTGGACGATCTTCCTGTACGATAACCCGTTCGGAGAGATGGTCTCAAATAACGTGCTTGATCCGGTCTTCGAGATCTCGAAGGCGCTGAAGTTCCAGTGGCTGATCGTCACGCCGCCAGAGCTGGTCAAGAATGATGTCAGCATCCGCTTCGGCGTGTACTGGCAGCTGTATTTTGGCGGAGATAAAGGGGATGCCCTGGATTCGGTCCTGATCAAAGGCGGGCGCAAGCTGATCCCTGCTTCATTATTCTAATTAATCCAACAAATCGAAAGAGACAGGTGGTAGTGTAATTATGATGAACTTAAAATCGGCAACGAAATTAGCTAACGGTGTAGAAATGCCATGGTTCGGGCTGGGTGTCTTCAAGGTACAAGAAGGCCAGGAGGTTATTGATTCGGTCAAAGCAGCCATCAAGGCCGGTTACCGGAGTATTGATACCGCAGCTGTGTATGGAAACGAAGAAGGAGTCGGACAGGCTATCCGTGAATCGGGAGTCTCGCGTGAGGAGCTGTTCATCACCACCAAGGTATGGAATACAGAGCAGGGCTATGATTCTACGCTGGCCGCATTTGACGAGAGCTTAAACAAGCTGGGACTGGATTATGCCGATCTGTATCTGGTACACTGGCCGATCCGGGCTAAATACAAAGACACCTGGCGCGCTCTTGAGAAGCTGTATGCGGACGGCAAAGTCCGTGCCATCGGGGTATCCAACTTCCAGATCGATCATCTGGAGGATCTGCTGGCAGACGCCGCTGTGAAGCCGATGGTCAACCAGGTGGAACTGCATCCGCTGCTTAACCAGCAAGAGCTCCGTGAGTATTGCAAGGCGCAGGGCATTCAGATTGAAGCCTGGGCCCCGCTGGCCCAAGGGCATCTGCTGGACAATGAGGTATTGGCTGATATTGCAGCCCATCATAACAAAACGCTGCCACAGGTCATCCTGCGCTGGGATCTGCAGAACGGCATTGTGACGATTCCAAAGTCGATCAGGGAAGAACGGATTATTGCGAATGCCGATATTTTTGACTTCGAGCTGTCTGATGAGGAGATCAGCCGGATCGATGGCCTGAACCGCGATCAGCGCTTCGGCTCTCACCCGGACCGGTTCAATAACGAGTAAGCTCCGGCAGACTCTTGTGAATAATTACTAGATTCGGACATACACATAAGAGAGATGGAACTATACGTCCATCCCGTACGTAACCGATATAGTAATAGAAGAGATACGAGAAGCCGGAGGGGATTTAATGAAGCGTGCAAGAATACTGCAAACAGTGCTGACCGGTATGCTGATCATTATGCTGCTGCCGTTCATTCCGGGGAAGGCTGAGGCGGCAGTGCCGGCTCATTCGGAAGCCTTTTATGTGAATGACTTTGCGAACGTGATTGATGAGAAGACCGAGAACTACATGGTCAACTATGGGGTGAAGCTCTATCAGGAGACCGGGGCGCAGGTAGTGCTGGTTACAGTGAATTCAACGAACGGCGTATCTATGGAGAAATATGCAACCTCGCTGTTCAATTCATGGGGAGTCGGCTCGGCGGACAAGAATAATGGACTTCTGCTGCTGCTCTCCATTAAGGACGATGATTACTGGGCCGTTCCCGGCAAAGGACTGGAGAATGAGCTGAACAGTGGTGTGATCTCGAAGATTCTCTCGGCATCGCTGGAGCCGGACTTCGCTGCCAAGAAGTATAGTGCCGGTGCTAATAAAACCTATGGCTCCTTCATTCAAAAGCTTGGCGGAAGCTACTCGGAAACACTTGGCACCCGCAGCTATGTCTCGGACAATGCCGGAATCCTCCCGCAAGCTACCAAGGATTATTTGAACCAGTCCAGCAACCGTTACGCGGCTACTACCGGGAGCGGAATCTATGTTGTAACTGTTAAGAATACCGGCGGCAAGAGCCTGCAGGATTACACCTATGCGAAGTTCGCCGGGGTTGCTGCCGGACCCAGAGATGTGATGCTGGTGCTGGATATCGGCGGGGATAACTATCATGTGCTACAGGGCAAGTCGATCGACGGAGTGCTGACGAATGAGCGAATCAGCGGGATTCTCAATAAGGTGCTGGAGCCTAAATTTGCGGCAAAAGATTATGCAGGCGGTGCAACGGGGACGGC is a window encoding:
- a CDS encoding DUF6063 family protein — translated: MSYSLEQVQQASRLFFDLLRRKVIPLDDPAAAECLQDTAAYDALQYVAKEAGCRIMNSGHRLHLLVSPIGSGFASNFTQLRNKYSRIERKTHLHIINVIILVFLAEMDQDEQHFKPGQDSMSYIQLSDQVSELFQGWIGMDEDGSFSKQWRLDIQAMHRVWTSLYMQTRSQEEGDSLTRGSGSRIGLIHEGMKLLEEEHLVFISENEKRIFPREELYERMRYLYHDVDRYKELKALVGRTLSEQEGEAHAAY
- a CDS encoding aldo/keto reductase, which gives rise to MMMNLKSATKLANGVEMPWFGLGVFKVQEGQEVIDSVKAAIKAGYRSIDTAAVYGNEEGVGQAIRESGVSREELFITTKVWNTEQGYDSTLAAFDESLNKLGLDYADLYLVHWPIRAKYKDTWRALEKLYADGKVRAIGVSNFQIDHLEDLLADAAVKPMVNQVELHPLLNQQELREYCKAQGIQIEAWAPLAQGHLLDNEVLADIAAHHNKTLPQVILRWDLQNGIVTIPKSIREERIIANADIFDFELSDEEISRIDGLNRDQRFGSHPDRFNNE
- a CDS encoding TPM domain-containing protein; the protein is MKRARILQTVLTGMLIIMLLPFIPGKAEAAVPAHSEAFYVNDFANVIDEKTENYMVNYGVKLYQETGAQVVLVTVNSTNGVSMEKYATSLFNSWGVGSADKNNGLLLLLSIKDDDYWAVPGKGLENELNSGVISKILSASLEPDFAAKKYSAGANKTYGSFIQKLGGSYSETLGTRSYVSDNAGILPQATKDYLNQSSNRYAATTGSGIYVVTVKNTGGKSLQDYTYAKFAGVAAGPRDVMLVLDIGGDNYHVLQGKSIDGVLTNERISGILNKVLEPKFAAKDYAGGATGTANAFYSFFLARADAASGQAAGSAASATASTVSKAPVTPKEPVKLVPVSRSKGMMILGIFLVLVALISLAASARNRYVARYGIRLNPHNPRNIRRYGVWTGQAGYGYSQRRRYRQPHHHNHSSAGSSSSSSSSSFWGSNSGGGGSSSGGGAGRYSSRDDDDDDDRNQGGGGYSGGGGAGRYSSRDDDDDGGSSGGGGSASSGGGVGRHG